The Desulfonatronospira thiodismutans ASO3-1 region CGCTGATATATCAAAAGGCGGCAGGCTGGAAGGAAGAGGAGTCTGAAAGGCAGTTGATGCTTTCTGGGCTACCTGGCTGCTGGATTTATCACTCTGACTTGTGTTTTCTGCCCCATGACTTCTGTCCTCGGGCATCCAGCGCAGCAACATGTTCTTAAGTACCTCTGGTTCAATGGGTTTGGTCAAGTGATCGTCCATGCCTGCATTAAGACTCTTGTCCCGGTCACCGGCCATGGCATGAGCAGTCATGGCGATGATGGGAATTCCGGGATTCAGGGGTTCAGGGACTAAGGAACTGAAAGATTCATGGATTCCCTCTGCAACCTCCGAGGTCTGACCCATCTTTTCTGTCCTGTGATCCATGCTTCTTATGCGCCGCGTAGCTTCGTATCCATCCATTCCAGGCATCTGAATGTCCATCAGAATAAGATCAAAAGGCTCCTGGACGGCCCGCTTAAATCCTTCAAGGCCGTCACAGGCAACCTCGACGTTGATACCCAGATCTGTCATCAGTTCATAAGCAAGCTCGCGGTTCGAGCGGTTGTCCTCCACCACGAGCACCCGCCGTCCAGAGAGGCTCTTCCGGGTGGAACCGCGGTGTGATTCCGTCTGGGACTGATGTTGCTCCAGTTCACAGGTCTTTTCCATGTGAACCGTGAAGCTGAAGGTACTTCCCTCTCCGGGCTGACTCTGAACCTGAATACTGCCTCCCATCATCTCCACAAGCTGTTTGCTGATGGATAGACCCAGCCCGGTGCCGCCGAACCTGCGGGTAATGGAAGAATCAGCCTGGAAAAAAGCATCGAACAGACGCGAAGCCTGGTCCTGGTCCATGCCCTGGCCCGAATCACGTACTGAAAACATCAGGCATACCTGGTTATACCCCTTTGCCGGCAAACATTCAGGGATGGCTTCGTGAGCAGTATTTGAGGTACCAGGTGACACGCTGACCACAATTTCTCCGTGGCTGGTAAACTTGATGGCATTGCTTATCAGGTTGGTCAGAACCTGGCTCAGGCGCATGGAATCACCTTTGAGACTAAGGGGAGTATCAGGATCCAGCTGAAATGTCAGTTTCAGTTGCTTCTCCTCGGCCTGAAAATCGAATATAGAGGACAGCCTGGATAAAACGTCTTTCAGGTTGAATGGTACATGCTCCAGTTCCAGTTTATTGGCCTCGATTTTGGAAAAGTCCAGAATGTCGTTGATGATGCCCAGCAGGGATCTGGCTGCACCGTCAATCCGGGTCAGATAGGAATGCTGCCTGCGGTCAAGGCCTGAGCGCAGAGCCAGGTGGGATATGCCTATAATGGCATTCATGGGTGTGCGGATCTCATGGCTCATATTGGCCAGGAATTCGCTTTTGGCCTGGGTGGCCGCCTCGGCCTGCTCCTTGGCCTGCAGGAGATCACGCTCAAAGCTGTTTCTAATTAATGCATCACCCAGGATATTACCCAGAATCTGGAGCAGTTGCACATGTTCTTCATTTATCAGCCTTTTGGAGCTGACCGATTCAAACCCGAAAGTGCCAAGGATTTTATCATTGCGCAATATGGGCATAACCAGCATGGATTTTACATCTTGAGCCTCTAAGAGTTGTTTTTCCGGACCTTCAGGCAGTTGTTCCACATCAGGAACAAACAACATTTTCCGTTCATTGAAAATCTCTAAATTCGCAGGCAGTTCTTCCAGGGAAACATCCTGCATGGCCGCATTAACCGACTCTATGCCCGGAGCGCACCATTCATGGGTATTAGACATGTACAGCCCGTCCTCGGAAAATTTGAAGACAAAGGTTCTGTCTACATTTAAAAACTGTCCACAACGTCTGATCATGTTGTTGACTTTGCCATCGATATTTTCCCAGGTGGCATTGATAAAATCCGTTGAAACCTCGGTTACCAGTTCCTGGAGGTCATTTTTCAGGCGCACTGATTCCTCCAGATGCTTACGCTGAGTTATGTCCTCCACCGTGGCGATGACTTCTGTGGGTGAAGTACCCGGATTGACCGGATTGCATATCATTCGCAGGTAAGAGGTCTTGCCCCCGGTAATGGAAGTATACAAGCCTTCGAATACCGTCTGTTCGCCGCCCATGGCCCTCTGAATTATATCATCAATGGGGCTGGGGGACTCAGCGGCTGAGTTTAATCCGATAAGCTTTTCCCGGGTTGAGCCCATGAGCTCTACAAACTGATCGTTGCATTTTACGATGATCCCGGAGGCATCTAAGTAAAACATGCCCTGTGGAGAATTTTCAAAAATAATCCTGTGAGTCTCTTCACTCTCAGATACCTTCTGAACGGCCATACGCAGTTCTTCATTGGAATTTTTCAGGGAATTGCGCAGTCTTCTGAGCCTGTAATTCCACAGGACAATCCCCAGAAGTATCACAATGCCCCCTCCGGAGACCCTGTAAAGCAGTTCGTAGTTGAAGGACTGCTCTAATATAATGTTTACATGTTCGTTTACAATGCTGTCGCGCTCCCTCGGAGTTATGGTCTCGATGGCCTTGCTCAGGATGTCGCGCAGTTCGGGCATGTCTTTGAGCACGCCCATGCGCAGCCGGTTTATGTAGTGGTCCTGGGGAGGCTGTCCTGAAATCTTCAGGTTGAACCAGCCGTCCCTTCGGATGGTGAAGGCCGCGATGGTCAGTGAACGCAGCGTCATGTCGGCTTCACCCTGGGAGACCATGCGGTAGCATTCGTTCTCGTCGTCCACAGTGATAATATCCAGATTGGGATAGTCCTGGCGCAGATACTCCTCCATGGACGTGCCATGAGGCAGAACTACGGTCCGGTCCACCAGTTCGGCTGGATCCGCAATATAGTCGTGCTCATTGCGGGTGATGAAGACGTTGGGATTGGTGAATAAGGGCTCGGTAAAGGTCAGCCACTCCTCCCGGTCCGGAGTCTGGTTCAGGAAAGGAATGAGCATGCACCCGCCTTCTCTCGAGACTTCCAGGGTTTCCCCCCAGTCTTTTGTAGGCACAATAACAAAGGGAATATCAAGTCTCTGAGAAACAATGTCCACAAGATCCGCGGCAATGCCGGTAAAGTTGCCCTGATCATCCACAAGCTCGTATGGCTCCCAGTCCGGGTCAATGCACATGGTGATCTTCCCCAGATCATCCAGGTAGGCCTGCTCTTCAGGTGTAAGTTCTACATTTTGAGCATGAACACTCCAGGGTAAAAGTAATAAAATGATCAGGCAAAAAAACTTTATCACTATTTTTTTCCTTGGTAAGTGATTCTTTCCTGGCATATTGTGGGATAAAAATTCTTAATGACTAATCCCCAGACTTGCAAGCCTTTCCCGCCTCATATTGAAAATCATTCCAGGACATTTTTACCGGTAAACGCACGCTGGAGTTGCGTTAATCTCATAGTAGTGTTCAACGTAAAAGTTTAGCCATTTGCATGTGGCATGGGGACTGGCTCTCCCCGCACTTATTTTAAAACCTGTCAATCTTCCTTTAGAAAAATAAGTGTGGGGGTGCCTGTCCCCTGCTTTCCTTAAAAAAGCTAAACTGTTACTGTTCAATAGATATGCAGTTCATGGGTAAGACCGGTCAGACCATCTTTTAAAGCACAGGTCCGGATCTTTCCCGTAACCATTCAGGGGGGGGGTGACGGAATCGGCCTCCTGAATGGTTACTCTCAATATTTCCGGACAATTTCTTTGTAGCCAAATTCACACCATAATGGTCTCTTTATTCCCTGGCATCTCCGCTTTCCTGAAAAGGCACTTTACAGCAATAAGCAGTTCGGTTAGACCGTTTACACCACAATAAAAACAGAGCCCTTTTACGATTTTGTGGACCACCAAGTGTCACAGCTGGCCCGGATTTTCGACAGTCGTTTGCCTGGATAAAGGGCAATGGGGTAAATGTACCTATGGCTTGTTTGCAGTATTTTGATTTTTTACCAGGGAGCATTGGAATATGGATAAAGACCGGATAAAAGAACTTGCTGAAAATCCGGATTTTATACCTGGAATCTATAACTATTGCGATCGGTGGTGCGAAAGATGTGCCTTTACCTCCAGATGTATGAACTTTGCCGTGGAGAAGGAGTTCTTTCAGGAACAAGAGAGTTCGGATGAGATGAACGCCGCTTTCTGGGAGACCATATCCAGCACTTTTGAAGTGACCATAAGCATGCTTTATGATCTGGCCCAGGAACGGGGGATTGACCTGGATGCAGTCGGAGAGGACCAGGACGCAGGGCATGAACTGGCTATGCAAAGAGCCAGGGAGCATATCTGCACCATTCTTGCAAAAAAGTATAGGGAGATGGCCAAAGAATGGCTGGAGAGTTCGGAGGTCTGGACACAAGATGTGGCGGTCAAAATCCCTGGTGTTATTTCAGCCGGGGAGGCTCCTGGACTGCAGGAATCCAAAGAGATTATATCCTGGTATCTGTTCTTGATTGAGGCCAAGATCGTGCGGGCCTTGCACGGCAAGGCTGAAGAAGAGGAATGCGAACTGGAAAGCTATGATCGAGATGCAGACGGTTCAGCCAAGGTGGCCTTGATGGGCATTGACCGTTCTCTGGCTGCATGGGGTGTGGTTCATGCGAACATAGTCCGCGACAGGCAGGGTGTGCAGGATATACTGTTCTGCCTGGATCGTTTGCGCCGGAAAATGGAAACTGTCTTTCCTCAGGCCCGAAGTTTTGTTCGGCCTGGTTTTGACGATGGTCAGTAATGGATGGTGATCATTTGCAAATTAAGGGCTGGCCTGTTCTGTAGCGTACGGATGGGTGCTGTGACATGACAACATGCGGGCAAGGTTAGTCACAGACATATCGATTCCAAAGAACATTTATATTCATAGATGCACCTGCAAAAAGTCGGGGAATGCAAAATTCAGGAACAAACCAATTCTGTAACCATTTGTTTTTACTGATCTCTGTCACTTGTCTCCTGACTCCTGCGACTGCAAATAAGACTTTTTGCAGTCGCGTCTTCATACCTGTCAGTGCGTTGCCATGTAGCATGGGGACTGGCTCTCCCCGTACTTATTTTTTAAATAGGCTGAAATGCCCTGTAGCAAAAACAAGTGCGTCGGGATACTTGTCCCCGCTTTCCTTAAAATCCCTGACATGATACCATATTTCTTTGGCTCGCACTTTGAATATTCTGGTGATTTTCCTGCGTAGAGAGGAGGTAAGGAAGATGAAGCTTGCAGAATTGCTCAATGAAAGAAAGAATGTAAAA contains the following coding sequences:
- a CDS encoding ATP-binding protein, which codes for MIKFFCLIILLLLPWSVHAQNVELTPEEQAYLDDLGKITMCIDPDWEPYELVDDQGNFTGIAADLVDIVSQRLDIPFVIVPTKDWGETLEVSREGGCMLIPFLNQTPDREEWLTFTEPLFTNPNVFITRNEHDYIADPAELVDRTVVLPHGTSMEEYLRQDYPNLDIITVDDENECYRMVSQGEADMTLRSLTIAAFTIRRDGWFNLKISGQPPQDHYINRLRMGVLKDMPELRDILSKAIETITPRERDSIVNEHVNIILEQSFNYELLYRVSGGGIVILLGIVLWNYRLRRLRNSLKNSNEELRMAVQKVSESEETHRIIFENSPQGMFYLDASGIIVKCNDQFVELMGSTREKLIGLNSAAESPSPIDDIIQRAMGGEQTVFEGLYTSITGGKTSYLRMICNPVNPGTSPTEVIATVEDITQRKHLEESVRLKNDLQELVTEVSTDFINATWENIDGKVNNMIRRCGQFLNVDRTFVFKFSEDGLYMSNTHEWCAPGIESVNAAMQDVSLEELPANLEIFNERKMLFVPDVEQLPEGPEKQLLEAQDVKSMLVMPILRNDKILGTFGFESVSSKRLINEEHVQLLQILGNILGDALIRNSFERDLLQAKEQAEAATQAKSEFLANMSHEIRTPMNAIIGISHLALRSGLDRRQHSYLTRIDGAARSLLGIINDILDFSKIEANKLELEHVPFNLKDVLSRLSSIFDFQAEEKQLKLTFQLDPDTPLSLKGDSMRLSQVLTNLISNAIKFTSHGEIVVSVSPGTSNTAHEAIPECLPAKGYNQVCLMFSVRDSGQGMDQDQASRLFDAFFQADSSITRRFGGTGLGLSISKQLVEMMGGSIQVQSQPGEGSTFSFTVHMEKTCELEQHQSQTESHRGSTRKSLSGRRVLVVEDNRSNRELAYELMTDLGINVEVACDGLEGFKRAVQEPFDLILMDIQMPGMDGYEATRRIRSMDHRTEKMGQTSEVAEGIHESFSSLVPEPLNPGIPIIAMTAHAMAGDRDKSLNAGMDDHLTKPIEPEVLKNMLLRWMPEDRSHGAENTSQSDKSSSQVAQKASTAFQTPLPSSLPPFDISAALKRCNDNPELLRRLIKSFGREYAGAAERLRSLLQAEKLSEARILAHSLKGSAATLEAAQLMEAARDLEMVLQTEGSDNQQELLKTLENSLHPALAAAESLSGSLPEVETRQEGREDRKPGVLTPELKHALDELRHQLEFNSLKARKSFAAVQEQLRDIVGDSQVLRLAQSLEILDYQGAIKSLDELEAELGRNRDPAD